A genomic region of Desulfuromonas sp. TF contains the following coding sequences:
- a CDS encoding sigma-54-dependent Fis family transcriptional regulator: MKTPFFDLEKQYLFAHITTEKAPLGIIWRDSTGNIVRANLEIARLLQYSQDELVGMNITDIDAEYDAKMVQESWLELREKGVRIFESTHKRKDGTLFPSAVMTVIFTFDEKQYSCTFIQDITERKEAEQKLRVVLTELEEAKQQLTRENFYLKEEIDQSSKLREIIGNSSALKEVLLRIKQVAKTKATVLILGETGTGKELFARDIHEASGRRTKPMIKINCATLPANLIESELFGHEKGAFTGAISGKAGKFELADKGTLFLDEIGEMPLELQAKLLRVLQEGEFERLGSEQTKRVDVRIIAATNRDLKRSVESGVFREDLYYRLNVFPILCPPLRHRKEDIPLLTQHFVGKFAAEIGRKIDHIPKEEIEKLINHHWPGNLRELQNIVERSVITSVDGVFKLESWFNPAFEQTAALPGSIISLEENERSHILRALEATNWRVSGEKGAAQILRINAQTLTSRMKKLGIQRKGGQKIAL, encoded by the coding sequence TTGAAAACTCCGTTTTTCGATCTGGAAAAACAGTACCTTTTTGCACATATCACCACCGAGAAAGCTCCCCTGGGGATCATATGGCGCGATTCGACAGGGAATATCGTCAGGGCCAACCTTGAGATCGCCCGGCTTCTCCAATATTCCCAGGACGAACTTGTCGGCATGAACATCACCGATATAGATGCCGAGTATGACGCCAAAATGGTTCAGGAGTCATGGCTTGAACTCCGTGAAAAGGGTGTGCGAATTTTCGAATCCACCCATAAGAGAAAAGACGGCACCCTTTTCCCGTCCGCCGTCATGACGGTCATATTTACTTTTGATGAAAAGCAATATTCCTGCACTTTTATTCAGGACATTACGGAAAGGAAGGAAGCGGAGCAGAAACTTCGGGTCGTTCTCACAGAGCTGGAAGAGGCTAAACAACAGCTCACCCGGGAAAATTTCTATTTGAAGGAAGAGATTGACCAGTCGTCCAAGCTGCGGGAAATCATCGGCAACAGCAGTGCCCTCAAAGAGGTGCTGCTGAGAATAAAACAAGTGGCGAAAACGAAAGCGACTGTTCTCATCCTTGGAGAAACCGGCACGGGAAAAGAGTTGTTTGCCAGAGACATACACGAGGCAAGCGGCAGGCGAACCAAACCGATGATCAAGATCAACTGCGCGACCCTGCCGGCAAACCTCATCGAAAGCGAACTCTTTGGCCACGAAAAAGGGGCTTTCACCGGTGCCATCTCTGGCAAGGCGGGAAAATTCGAGCTTGCGGACAAGGGGACTCTTTTCCTGGACGAAATAGGTGAAATGCCGCTGGAGCTGCAGGCAAAGCTGTTGCGGGTTTTACAGGAAGGAGAGTTTGAACGGCTTGGCAGCGAGCAGACCAAACGAGTCGATGTCCGCATTATCGCCGCCACTAACCGCGACCTGAAAAGGTCGGTTGAAAGTGGTGTATTTCGAGAAGATCTCTACTATCGCCTCAATGTTTTTCCCATTCTCTGTCCTCCTCTCCGGCACCGCAAGGAGGATATCCCTCTGCTGACTCAGCACTTCGTCGGAAAATTTGCTGCTGAAATCGGCCGGAAAATCGACCACATACCGAAAGAGGAAATAGAAAAGCTTATTAACCATCATTGGCCTGGCAACCTGAGGGAGCTTCAGAACATCGTCGAACGCTCCGTCATCACCAGCGTGGACGGGGTATTCAAATTGGAATCCTGGTTCAACCCGGCCTTTGAACAAACAGCAGCCCTTCCCGGGTCCATCATCTCCCTGGAGGAGAACGAACGCTCTCATATCCTTCGGGCACTTGAAGCCACCAACTGGAGAGTCAGCGGGGAAAAAGGTGCGGCGCAAATTCTCCGGATAAATGCACAAACCCTAACCTCAAGGATGAAAAAACTGGGTATCCAGCGAAAAGGAGGCCAAAAGATAGCCCTATAG
- a CDS encoding TRAP transporter substrate-binding protein produces MRKIVAFFAVPFLLLAFFPGLSLAQKAEFTFKVHHFLPAGSNAQTKLIQPWADRITAESGGRIAVEIYPSMQLGGKPPQLYDQVRDGVVDVVWTLPGYTPGRFPISEIFELPFMAASAEATTQALQEFSQTYLKEEFRHVHPLLFHVHAPGLFHMVSNQVKTMEDLKGLKVRGPTPSATQSLKALGATPVGMPVPEVPQALATQVIDGALIPWEVGKALRIHELTKYHSEAGGDRGVYTAVFLFAMNRNTYDSLPEDLKKIVDKNSGMNIAQEIGQAFDHAEIEGRELAKQKGNVFYTLPPEEVKRWKEATRPVVDAWLESIQKKGQNGKELLETAENLINKYSNPTTK; encoded by the coding sequence ATGAGAAAAATCGTCGCCTTTTTCGCCGTTCCATTCCTCTTGCTCGCCTTTTTCCCAGGCCTGAGTTTAGCCCAGAAGGCTGAATTCACATTCAAGGTCCATCACTTCCTGCCGGCGGGCTCCAATGCCCAGACGAAGCTGATCCAGCCCTGGGCCGACAGGATAACGGCGGAGTCCGGCGGCCGGATTGCCGTGGAGATCTATCCCTCCATGCAGCTGGGCGGTAAGCCGCCTCAACTCTACGATCAGGTCCGGGACGGGGTTGTCGACGTGGTCTGGACTCTGCCCGGCTATACCCCTGGCCGGTTCCCGATCTCCGAAATCTTCGAACTCCCCTTTATGGCAGCCTCGGCTGAAGCGACCACCCAGGCACTGCAGGAGTTTTCCCAGACCTATCTGAAAGAGGAATTCCGCCATGTGCATCCCCTCCTCTTTCATGTTCATGCCCCGGGCCTCTTTCACATGGTTTCCAATCAGGTCAAAACCATGGAGGACCTGAAAGGGTTGAAAGTCCGGGGTCCGACCCCTTCCGCCACGCAGTCTTTGAAGGCACTCGGCGCCACCCCCGTGGGGATGCCGGTTCCGGAAGTTCCCCAGGCCCTGGCAACCCAGGTCATCGACGGCGCCCTCATCCCCTGGGAAGTGGGCAAGGCCCTGCGGATTCATGAGTTGACCAAGTATCATAGCGAGGCCGGCGGCGACCGGGGAGTCTATACCGCGGTATTCCTCTTCGCCATGAACCGCAATACCTACGACAGTCTCCCCGAGGACCTGAAAAAAATTGTCGACAAGAACTCGGGGATGAACATCGCCCAGGAGATCGGACAAGCTTTCGATCACGCCGAAATCGAAGGACGGGAACTCGCGAAACAAAAAGGCAACGTGTTCTACACGCTGCCTCCCGAAGAGGTGAAGCGGTGGAAGGAGGCTACCAGACCGGTTGTCGACGCATGGCTCGAAAGCATACAGAAGAAGGGGCAGAACGGCAAGGAACTCCTTGAAACCGCAGAGAATCTCATCAACAAATACAGCAACCCGACGACTAAATAA
- a CDS encoding TRAP transporter small permease, whose translation MIQQVCDRETDRPEQRVKERTTAKPTGKGSPLQEVYVNTSSLRVDAVLRRVCRIFAATGGIILTALTLVTVGTVLGRAIFNTPIPGDFELVELGGAIAVSFFLPYCQIHEGNVIVDIVTAKAPQGVKRLLGALGDLLLLVISALISWRLIHGCLQYKDYGDVSMILQIPTWWAIPPIIAAFILLTITCASTMVTNLLAIGGSEDAK comes from the coding sequence ATGATTCAACAGGTCTGTGACAGAGAAACCGATCGCCCGGAACAGCGGGTGAAAGAGCGAACCACTGCCAAGCCCACGGGGAAAGGGTCTCCCCTTCAGGAGGTTTATGTCAATACTTCTTCCCTGCGGGTGGACGCTGTACTCAGGCGAGTGTGTCGCATCTTTGCAGCCACCGGAGGGATCATCCTGACGGCTCTGACCCTGGTCACCGTGGGGACCGTTCTTGGTCGAGCCATCTTTAATACACCTATCCCGGGCGACTTCGAATTGGTCGAACTGGGAGGCGCGATCGCCGTCAGCTTCTTTCTTCCCTATTGCCAGATCCATGAAGGGAACGTCATTGTAGACATTGTTACCGCCAAGGCTCCCCAGGGGGTGAAACGCCTCCTGGGGGCCCTTGGGGATCTGCTTCTTCTGGTCATATCCGCCCTGATTTCCTGGAGGCTCATCCATGGGTGCCTCCAGTACAAAGATTATGGAGATGTCTCGATGATTCTTCAGATTCCGACATGGTGGGCCATACCGCCGATAATCGCTGCCTTCATTCTCCTGACCATAACCTGCGCCTCCACCATGGTGACGAACCTCCTTGCGATTGGCGGGTCGGAGGACGCAAAATGA